From Nitrospirota bacterium, the proteins below share one genomic window:
- a CDS encoding D-alanine--D-alanine ligase, giving the protein MLVGVLMGGTSAERAVSLKSGEAVSRALHGLGYRVKDIDVDGRVCETLLGEKVDVAFLALHGGAGEDGSMQGLLQVMGIPYTGSGVMASAIAMDKLVSKQLFAFHGLRVPRYEVLTEEGVPALDVPLVVKPAREGSSVGVSVVTAKEELLPAVKQALAYAGPVLLEEYIRGKEVHIAVLGKEVLGGVEVRPKTAFYSFEAKYTPGMTEYVLPPELAPETYSLAAETALRAHRALGCAGATRVDLLVPEDGLPYVLEVNTIPGMTETSLLPKIALRAGLEFPALIERILMDALGGKKS; this is encoded by the coding sequence ATGCTCGTGGGGGTTCTCATGGGAGGCACAAGCGCCGAGAGGGCCGTCTCGCTCAAGAGCGGGGAGGCCGTCTCCCGGGCCCTGCACGGCCTGGGCTACAGGGTAAAGGACATCGACGTGGACGGGCGGGTCTGTGAGACCCTCCTCGGGGAGAAGGTGGACGTGGCCTTTCTGGCCCTTCATGGGGGTGCCGGAGAGGACGGCTCCATGCAGGGGCTCCTCCAGGTGATGGGCATCCCCTATACCGGCTCCGGAGTGATGGCCTCGGCCATCGCCATGGACAAGCTGGTCTCCAAGCAGCTGTTCGCCTTCCACGGCCTCCGCGTGCCCCGCTACGAGGTGCTCACCGAAGAGGGCGTACCCGCCCTTGACGTCCCGCTGGTGGTGAAGCCCGCCCGGGAGGGCTCAAGCGTCGGGGTAAGCGTGGTCACCGCGAAGGAGGAGCTTCTGCCGGCCGTGAAGCAGGCCCTGGCTTACGCCGGGCCGGTGCTGCTGGAAGAGTACATAAGGGGCAAGGAGGTGCACATAGCCGTCCTTGGAAAAGAGGTGCTGGGAGGCGTGGAGGTGAGGCCCAAGACGGCGTTTTACAGTTTTGAGGCCAAGTACACCCCGGGCATGACAGAGTACGTCCTGCCCCCCGAGCTTGCCCCGGAGACCTACTCCCTGGCCGCGGAGACCGCTCTTCGGGCCCACAGGGCCCTGGGCTGCGCGGGGGCCACGCGGGTGGACCTCCTCGTGCCCGAGGACGGCCTGCCCTACGTGCTGGAGGTTAACACCATACCGGGGATGACCGAGACGAGCCTGCT
- the murB gene encoding UDP-N-acetylmuramate dehydrogenase yields MRSAEIKAVLMKELPRLEVRYDEPLAGHTTLRLGGPTPAYIVPGDGETVARVVQVLASRGIRPLAMGGGSNLLVGDRGVEEPVISVSALAGKDIREDCPGEAVLCVGAGLSLAGLLSLMRQSGLTGLEGLVGIPGQVGGAVAGNAGAFGREMKDVLCEVTVVDAEGTVHIINKEGLDFGYRRSGLPAGSVIIASTMAFGKDEPEAVAARMKRYLEEKKSRQPLGQWSAGCVFKNPQGGEPAGKLIEEAGCKGLAEGGIQVSPVHANFFVNTGEGTAADFTALMEKVAERVLRASGVSLEPEIRVVGRC; encoded by the coding sequence ATGAGGAGCGCGGAAATCAAGGCCGTCCTTATGAAGGAGCTCCCCCGGCTTGAGGTGAGATACGACGAGCCCCTGGCCGGGCACACCACCCTGCGCCTGGGAGGACCCACCCCGGCCTACATCGTCCCCGGGGACGGGGAGACGGTGGCCCGGGTGGTGCAGGTACTGGCCTCCAGGGGCATCCGGCCCCTGGCCATGGGCGGAGGGAGCAACCTCCTGGTGGGCGACAGGGGCGTTGAGGAGCCGGTTATTTCGGTGTCCGCCCTCGCGGGGAAGGACATCCGCGAGGACTGTCCCGGCGAGGCGGTCCTCTGCGTCGGGGCCGGGCTTTCCCTGGCGGGGCTTCTCTCCCTGATGCGGCAGAGCGGCCTGACGGGCCTGGAGGGGCTGGTGGGCATCCCCGGGCAGGTGGGGGGCGCAGTGGCCGGAAACGCGGGCGCCTTCGGCCGCGAGATGAAGGACGTCCTCTGCGAGGTCACCGTGGTGGACGCCGAGGGCACCGTACACATCATCAACAAGGAGGGCCTGGACTTTGGGTACAGGCGCTCGGGGCTTCCCGCGGGAAGCGTCATCATCGCCTCGACCATGGCCTTCGGCAAGGACGAGCCCGAGGCCGTGGCCGCACGGATGAAGCGGTACCTGGAGGAGAAGAAGTCCCGGCAGCCCCTGGGGCAGTGGTCGGCGGGGTGCGTTTTCAAAAACCCCCAGGGCGGCGAGCCCGCCGGCAAGCTCATCGAGGAGGCGGGCTGCAAGGGCTTGGCGGAAGGGGGCATCCAGGTCAGCCCGGTGCATGCCAATTTCTTCGTCAACACAGGCGAGGGCACGGCGGCCGACTTTACGGCCCTCATGGAGAAGGTGGCGGAGCGTGTTCTCAGGGCGTCGGGCGTCTCTCTGGAGCCCGAGATACGGGTGGTGGGACGGTGCTAG
- the murC gene encoding UDP-N-acetylmuramate--L-alanine ligase: MFERYKVIHMVGIGGVGMSGIAEVLHNQGYEVTGSDARESQMVRRLRGLGLAIHVGHSPENVDGAHVVVISSAVREDNPEVREAHRRGIPVIPRAEMLAELGRLKYAVLVAGSHGKTTTTSLVATALAHARLDPTVVIGGRLNALGTNARLGWGDFMVAEADESDGSFLKLSPTIGVVTNIDAEHLDHFKNLANLKEAFLSFMNKVPFYGLSVVCADDLNVRELLPRVHRKVLTYGFSPDAELRARALAHEGMSVAFEAVLHGRSLGSFRLPVPGAHNALNALAAIGVALELQISPELLRDALAGFGGIHRRLERKGEARGVAVFDDYGHHPTEIRATLGAAREALDGGRLVVVFQPHRYTRTRDLMGEFASSFGDADVLVLMDIYPAGEEPLEGITAEALHREVARHEDGVLYMPGGEEAARFVAREARPGDVVLTLGAGDVWKVGEAVLKELGS; this comes from the coding sequence ATGTTTGAGCGTTACAAGGTCATCCACATGGTGGGCATCGGAGGGGTGGGCATGAGCGGCATCGCCGAGGTGCTGCACAACCAGGGCTATGAGGTAACGGGCTCGGACGCGAGGGAGTCGCAGATGGTGCGGAGGCTGCGCGGCCTGGGCCTTGCAATCCACGTGGGGCACAGCCCGGAAAACGTCGACGGCGCCCACGTGGTGGTCATCTCATCGGCCGTGCGCGAGGACAACCCCGAGGTCCGGGAGGCCCACCGCCGGGGCATCCCCGTCATCCCCCGGGCCGAGATGCTCGCCGAGCTGGGAAGGCTCAAGTACGCCGTCCTGGTGGCCGGCTCCCACGGGAAGACCACCACCACCAGCCTGGTGGCCACCGCCCTGGCCCATGCCAGGCTGGACCCCACGGTCGTCATCGGCGGCAGGCTCAATGCCCTGGGGACGAACGCCCGCCTGGGCTGGGGGGATTTCATGGTGGCCGAGGCGGACGAGTCCGACGGCAGTTTCCTCAAGCTGAGCCCCACCATCGGCGTGGTCACCAACATAGACGCCGAACACCTGGACCACTTCAAGAACCTGGCGAACCTGAAGGAGGCCTTCCTTTCCTTCATGAACAAGGTCCCTTTCTACGGCCTCTCGGTGGTCTGCGCCGACGACCTGAACGTGCGGGAGCTTCTGCCCCGCGTGCACCGGAAAGTGCTTACCTACGGGTTTTCCCCCGATGCGGAGCTGAGGGCCCGGGCCCTCGCGCACGAGGGCATGTCCGTGGCCTTCGAGGCCGTTTTACACGGCCGGAGCCTCGGTAGCTTCAGGCTTCCGGTGCCGGGGGCGCATAACGCGCTGAACGCCCTGGCCGCCATCGGCGTGGCCCTGGAGCTTCAGATAAGCCCCGAGCTTCTCCGGGATGCCCTGGCGGGCTTCGGGGGCATTCACCGGAGGCTTGAGCGCAAGGGCGAGGCCCGGGGCGTGGCTGTCTTCGACGATTACGGCCACCACCCCACCGAGATACGGGCCACCCTCGGAGCGGCCCGGGAAGCCCTGGACGGAGGACGGCTGGTGGTCGTCTTTCAACCCCACCGGTACACGCGGACCCGGGACCTCATGGGAGAGTTCGCCTCCTCTTTCGGCGATGCCGACGTGCTCGTTCTGATGGACATTTACCCGGCGGGTGAGGAGCCCCTGGAAGGCATAACGGCGGAGGCCCTGCACAGGGAGGTTGCCCGGCACGAAGACGGCGTTCTGTATATGCCCGGGGGCGAGGAGGCCGCCCGGTTCGTGGCCCGGGAGGCCCGTCCCGGGGACGTGGTGCTCACCCTGGGGGCCGGCGACGTCTGGAAGGTGGGCGAGGCCGTCCTGAAGGAGCTGGGCTCATGA
- the murG gene encoding undecaprenyldiphospho-muramoylpentapeptide beta-N-acetylglucosaminyltransferase — protein sequence MRVVIAGGGSGGHLFPGVAVAQELLEREPGAEVVFIGSETGIEARVIPREGYPIRYVRSAAVLGRSPVRKAVALFVVLASMRACSQVYRELRPDVVVGTGGYVSFAPVAAARLQSIPTLVMEQNLVPGLANRVLGKMADSVAVTYHESLAFFPKEKSRLTGNPVRSGVLRGKRGAALKLFSLEGERVTFLVLGGSAGASRINDAVLNALHHLLDVRDGVQFLHQTGQQDYERVRKIYRDMGFKAMVAPFIHQMGEAYAASDAVICRAGATTLAEITALGRPSVLVPYPHAAGHQEFNARKLLENGGCRMLHERELTGKALAGHIAELYRSEDLRADMRSHCRALGRPDAAQKVVDMALSLVKARSGNV from the coding sequence GTGAGGGTGGTCATCGCCGGAGGAGGAAGCGGCGGGCACCTGTTCCCCGGCGTGGCCGTGGCCCAGGAGCTTCTGGAGCGGGAGCCCGGAGCGGAGGTGGTCTTCATCGGCTCGGAGACGGGCATCGAAGCGCGGGTCATCCCCCGGGAGGGATATCCCATCCGCTACGTCAGGAGCGCCGCTGTTCTGGGGAGGTCTCCGGTGAGGAAGGCCGTGGCCCTTTTCGTCGTCCTCGCTTCCATGCGGGCGTGCTCCCAGGTCTACCGGGAGCTGAGGCCCGACGTGGTCGTGGGGACGGGCGGGTACGTCTCCTTCGCGCCGGTGGCGGCGGCCCGGCTTCAGTCCATCCCCACCCTGGTGATGGAGCAGAACCTCGTGCCGGGGCTGGCAAACAGGGTGCTGGGGAAGATGGCCGATTCCGTGGCCGTCACCTACCACGAGAGCTTGGCCTTTTTCCCCAAGGAGAAGTCCCGGCTGACGGGAAACCCGGTAAGGTCCGGGGTCTTGAGGGGCAAGAGGGGCGCGGCCCTCAAGCTCTTCTCGCTGGAGGGCGAGAGAGTGACCTTTCTTGTCCTGGGCGGCAGCGCCGGGGCCTCGCGGATAAACGACGCCGTGCTGAACGCCCTGCACCATCTCCTGGACGTCCGAGACGGCGTGCAGTTTCTCCATCAGACGGGCCAGCAGGACTACGAGCGCGTGAGAAAGATATACAGGGACATGGGTTTCAAGGCCATGGTGGCCCCCTTCATCCACCAGATGGGAGAGGCCTATGCCGCCTCGGACGCCGTCATCTGCCGGGCCGGGGCGACCACCCTGGCCGAGATAACCGCCCTGGGCCGTCCGTCCGTCCTGGTGCCCTATCCCCATGCGGCGGGGCATCAGGAGTTCAATGCCCGGAAGCTCCTGGAAAACGGGGGCTGCCGGATGCTCCACGAACGGGAGCTCACCGGCAAGGCCCTTGCCGGGCACATCGCGGAGCTTTACCGGTCCGAGGACCTGCGGGCGGACATGCGCTCGCACTGCCGCGCCCTGGGCAGGCCCGACGCGGCCCAGAAGGTCGTGGACATGGCCCTGAGCCTTGTCAAGGCGAGGTCCGGAAATGTTTGA
- the ftsW gene encoding putative lipid II flippase FtsW: protein MIYERPYDRWLLLSTLALLGFGALMIYSSTSVITPAMEARNVTEFHYFRRHLSAMAMGLAGMYTAYRVRPDLLSRWSIPLLGLALVLLLLVFVPGIGVKAGGARRWIRLWPTTFQPSELVKLAMVVFLARYMSRPGYRPDRFSHFLLPLGVAGAFQLVFLEQPDFGATVSLAVLTLAMLFLSGVRLRYVAFLVLMASPVLLKLAMEPYRLKRLTSFLNPWKHAQDSGFQLVQSFIALGSGGAWGLGLGRSRQKLEFLPEVHTDFIFSMVGEELGFVVAASLVALFCFIFLRGLRIAMAATDRFTYYLASGLSLMIALQSLVNFGVVTGMLPTKGLPLPFISYGGSSLLINMLAVGLLLNLSRQGTPAPPPPVDDLGVLIERKKVRRSIYGGVR, encoded by the coding sequence GTGATATACGAGCGTCCATACGACCGCTGGCTCCTCCTGAGCACCCTGGCCCTCCTGGGCTTCGGGGCCCTCATGATCTACAGCTCCACCTCGGTCATCACCCCTGCCATGGAGGCGCGCAACGTCACGGAGTTTCATTACTTCAGGCGGCACCTCTCGGCCATGGCCATGGGGCTTGCGGGCATGTACACCGCCTACCGGGTACGGCCGGACCTTCTGAGCAGGTGGTCCATCCCCCTGCTCGGCCTGGCGCTGGTGCTTCTGCTTCTGGTCTTCGTCCCCGGCATCGGGGTCAAGGCCGGCGGGGCCCGGCGCTGGATACGCCTCTGGCCCACCACGTTCCAGCCCTCCGAGCTTGTGAAGCTCGCCATGGTGGTCTTCCTGGCCCGCTACATGTCCCGGCCCGGCTACCGTCCGGACAGGTTCAGCCACTTCCTGCTGCCCCTGGGCGTCGCGGGGGCGTTTCAACTGGTCTTCCTCGAGCAGCCGGACTTCGGGGCAACGGTGAGCCTGGCCGTGCTGACACTGGCGATGCTTTTTCTCTCCGGCGTCCGCCTTCGCTACGTCGCCTTTCTCGTGCTCATGGCCTCCCCGGTACTCCTGAAGCTGGCCATGGAGCCTTACAGGTTGAAGAGGCTGACCTCGTTTCTCAACCCCTGGAAGCACGCGCAGGACAGCGGCTTTCAGCTCGTCCAATCGTTCATCGCGCTGGGAAGCGGCGGGGCCTGGGGCCTGGGGCTGGGCAGAAGCCGCCAGAAGCTGGAGTTCCTCCCCGAGGTCCACACGGATTTCATCTTCTCCATGGTGGGCGAGGAGCTGGGGTTCGTCGTGGCCGCGTCGCTGGTGGCCCTGTTCTGCTTCATCTTCCTCCGGGGCCTTCGCATAGCCATGGCCGCCACGGACCGGTTTACTTACTACTTGGCCTCCGGCCTTTCCCTGATGATAGCCCTTCAGTCGCTGGTCAACTTCGGCGTGGTCACCGGGATGCTCCCCACCAAGGGACTTCCCCTGCCGTTCATCAGTTACGGAGGCTCCTCGCTCCTCATAAACATGCTCGCCGTGGGACTGCTGTTGAACCTCTCGCGGCAGGGAACCCCCGCCCCGCCGCCCCCGGTCGACGACCTGGGCGTCCTCATCGAGAGAAAGAAGGTGCGGCGGTCCATCTACGGAGGGGTGCGGTGA
- the murD gene encoding UDP-N-acetylmuramoyl-L-alanine--D-glutamate ligase, with the protein MSRAVVIGLARSGTGAANLLLRQGEKVTVTDIRREEDLRERIKDLSPGVDLALGGHPEALLDEADLIVVSPGVPLSIEPLRRARERGVEIIGELELAWRVLCGIPFYAVTGTNGKSTTVSLLEKMLEAAGRRSLLAGNIGNALSTEILARSNGEPGLPGVDCVVVEVSSFQLEAIRMFRPRLAAVLNVTPDHLDRYRSLGDYRLAKERIALNQEAGDVLVLNADDPECLEIAASPLARKTGVRFFSRMAAVPGIHAEGGVVFTNRGAPEELIAQKEMALQGEHNLENAMAASLMALLAGCPREAVRRALREFPGLEHRLEFVREVRGVRYVNDSKGTNVGAVMKSLEGFAAPVVLIAGGRDKGGDFAPLVPLVGAHCRALVLMGEAREKMAAALSGAVPCTMAADMRDAVLKAARAAMPGDMVLLSPACASFDMFQDFEDRGRRFKEAVGEL; encoded by the coding sequence GTGTCCCGGGCGGTGGTCATAGGGCTTGCCAGAAGCGGCACGGGAGCGGCGAACCTCCTTCTCCGGCAGGGCGAGAAGGTCACGGTGACGGACATCCGCCGGGAGGAGGACCTGAGGGAGCGGATAAAGGACCTCTCCCCGGGTGTGGACCTGGCCCTGGGCGGACATCCGGAGGCACTCCTCGATGAGGCGGACCTCATCGTGGTGAGCCCCGGCGTCCCCCTTTCCATCGAGCCCCTGAGGAGGGCGCGGGAGCGGGGCGTGGAGATAATCGGGGAGCTTGAGCTTGCCTGGCGCGTCCTTTGCGGCATCCCCTTTTACGCCGTCACCGGGACCAACGGGAAGTCCACGACGGTAAGCCTCCTTGAGAAGATGCTGGAGGCCGCCGGCAGGCGGAGCCTCCTTGCCGGAAACATCGGAAACGCCCTCTCCACGGAGATACTGGCGCGCTCAAACGGCGAGCCCGGCCTCCCGGGGGTGGACTGCGTGGTGGTGGAGGTGTCGAGCTTTCAACTGGAGGCCATCCGGATGTTCCGCCCCCGCCTGGCCGCCGTCCTGAACGTCACGCCCGACCACCTGGATCGCTACCGCTCCTTGGGGGACTACAGGCTTGCCAAGGAGCGCATCGCCCTGAACCAGGAGGCGGGCGACGTCCTCGTCCTGAACGCCGACGACCCGGAGTGCCTGGAGATTGCCGCCTCGCCGCTTGCGCGGAAGACCGGCGTGCGCTTCTTCAGCCGCATGGCCGCCGTCCCCGGCATCCATGCGGAGGGGGGCGTCGTCTTCACCAACCGGGGCGCGCCGGAGGAGCTCATCGCCCAGAAAGAGATGGCCCTTCAGGGCGAGCACAATCTGGAAAACGCCATGGCGGCCTCCCTCATGGCGCTTCTGGCCGGATGCCCCAGGGAGGCCGTCCGCCGGGCGCTCCGGGAGTTCCCCGGCCTCGAGCACAGGCTGGAGTTCGTCCGCGAGGTGCGCGGCGTCCGGTACGTAAACGACTCCAAGGGGACCAACGTGGGCGCCGTGATGAAGTCCCTGGAGGGCTTCGCCGCGCCGGTCGTCCTTATCGCCGGGGGCAGGGACAAGGGAGGGGACTTCGCGCCCCTTGTCCCCCTGGTGGGAGCGCACTGCCGCGCCCTCGTCCTGATGGGCGAGGCCCGGGAGAAGATGGCCGCGGCCCTCTCAGGGGCGGTTCCCTGCACGATGGCCGCGGACATGAGGGACGCCGTCCTGAAGGCCGCACGGGCGGCGATGCCGGGGGACATGGTGCTCCTTTCCCCGGCCTGCGCCAGCTTCGACATGTTCCAGGACTTCGAGGACAGGGGCAGGCGGTTCAAGGAGGCCGTGGGGGAGCTGTGA
- the mraY gene encoding phospho-N-acetylmuramoyl-pentapeptide-transferase, with the protein MLYKLLLSLHDYYSPLNVFRYITFRTALAVLTAAAITFIFGPAIIERLRSLSLTQQIRGCGPQNHRKKAGTPTMGGVVIVVSILVAVLLWADLGNIYVQMMVAAMLGFGAIGLADDALKIKRRTSGGLRARTKFGLQILLALALGLFLFVNPRDPYSDMLSVPFFKKWLFDLGWFYIPFAILVIVGSSNAVNLTDGIDGLAVGLVAIAVLANGVLIYISGHRALAEYLQVLYLPGMGELTVFCGAMFGAAIGFLWYNAYPADVFMGDVGSLGLGGMLGTLAVISKQEIVLAVVGGIFVMETVSVVLQVASYKLTGKRIFKMAPIHHHFELKGWPEPRVIVRFWIVGIVLALLSLATLKVR; encoded by the coding sequence ATGCTTTATAAATTGCTCTTGAGCTTGCACGACTACTACTCGCCGCTGAACGTCTTCCGGTACATCACCTTCCGGACGGCCCTGGCGGTGCTGACGGCGGCGGCCATCACCTTCATCTTCGGCCCGGCCATCATCGAGCGGCTGCGCTCGCTGAGCCTGACCCAGCAGATACGGGGCTGCGGGCCCCAGAACCACCGGAAGAAGGCCGGCACCCCCACCATGGGCGGGGTGGTCATCGTCGTCTCCATCCTCGTGGCCGTCCTGTTATGGGCGGACCTGGGGAACATCTACGTCCAGATGATGGTGGCCGCCATGCTGGGGTTCGGGGCCATCGGGCTTGCCGACGACGCCTTGAAGATCAAGCGGCGCACTTCCGGGGGCCTTCGGGCGCGGACGAAGTTCGGCCTGCAGATACTGCTGGCCCTGGCGCTGGGGCTCTTCCTTTTCGTGAACCCCCGGGACCCGTACTCCGACATGCTGAGCGTGCCCTTCTTCAAGAAGTGGCTCTTCGACCTGGGGTGGTTCTACATCCCCTTCGCCATCCTCGTCATCGTGGGCTCCTCCAACGCGGTGAACCTCACCGACGGCATCGACGGCCTGGCCGTGGGCCTGGTGGCCATCGCCGTGCTGGCCAACGGGGTGCTCATTTATATCTCCGGGCACCGGGCCCTGGCCGAGTACCTGCAGGTGCTTTACCTGCCGGGCATGGGGGAGCTGACCGTCTTCTGCGGGGCCATGTTCGGCGCGGCCATAGGGTTTCTCTGGTACAACGCCTACCCGGCGGACGTCTTCATGGGGGACGTGGGCTCCCTGGGGCTCGGGGGGATGCTGGGCACCCTGGCGGTCATCTCCAAGCAGGAAATCGTCCTGGCCGTGGTGGGGGGCATCTTCGTCATGGAGACCGTCTCGGTGGTGCTTCAGGTGGCCTCGTACAAGCTGACCGGCAAGAGGATATTCAAGATGGCCCCGATTCACCACCACTTCGAGCTGAAGGGCTGGCCGGAGCCGCGCGTCATCGTGCGGTTCTGGATTGTGGGAATCGTCCTGGCGCTGTTGAGCCTGGCGACCCTCAAGGTGCGCTAG
- the murF gene encoding UDP-N-acetylmuramoyl-tripeptide--D-alanyl-D-alanine ligase, translating to MAHLTYGEILEATGGRLLSGRPDGVAGLSIDSRTIGDGELFVALKGARFDGHDFVREALQRGSGAIVSVPPASPPSGKVIIHVSNTLKALQAVARYLRRKTGVTVVGVTGTNGKTTTKEMAASILSTRFRVLKNTGNLNNQIGLPLSLLGLTGEHEVAVLEMGASAPGDIRELCEIALPDYGVLTNIGHAHIEGFQDIGSVRAAKMELLDSVRAAAVNADDQFLMEGIRGFGGRLLTFGMKGEADLAATGVECAERHCVFRLEAGGRSMPVSLGVTGAFNIYNALAAAAVGALFGMDMEAVKEGLERFEGVPMRLEVKELAGAMVLSDVYNANPASMEEALKELVRLRKRRALAVLGDMLELGSYAEEAHRRLGRWMARFPIDLFVAVGPLMRTAAEEFMAAGGRAIIVQDAARAREALMESFAGDDTILIKGSRGMRMEDILEGRDDTGEKGKRTRSHAL from the coding sequence ATGGCGCACCTGACCTACGGGGAAATCCTCGAGGCCACCGGGGGGAGGCTCCTCTCGGGCAGGCCCGACGGGGTCGCGGGCCTCTCCATCGACTCCCGGACCATCGGGGACGGGGAGCTCTTCGTCGCCCTGAAGGGGGCGCGGTTTGACGGGCACGACTTCGTCCGCGAGGCCCTCCAGAGGGGAAGCGGCGCCATCGTCAGCGTCCCTCCCGCAAGCCCGCCCTCGGGCAAGGTGATTATACACGTCTCCAATACGCTCAAGGCCCTGCAGGCGGTGGCCCGTTACCTGAGGCGGAAGACCGGCGTTACCGTGGTAGGCGTTACCGGGACCAACGGCAAGACCACCACCAAGGAGATGGCCGCCTCCATTTTGAGCACCCGGTTCCGGGTCCTCAAGAACACCGGCAACCTCAACAACCAGATAGGCCTTCCCCTGAGCCTCCTGGGCCTCACAGGAGAGCACGAGGTGGCCGTCCTGGAGATGGGGGCCAGCGCCCCCGGGGACATCAGGGAGCTTTGCGAAATAGCCCTCCCGGACTACGGGGTCCTGACAAATATCGGGCACGCCCACATCGAGGGGTTCCAGGATATCGGCTCCGTGCGGGCCGCCAAGATGGAGCTCCTCGATTCCGTGCGGGCCGCGGCCGTCAACGCCGACGACCAGTTCCTCATGGAAGGCATCAGGGGCTTCGGCGGGAGGCTCCTCACCTTCGGCATGAAGGGCGAGGCCGACCTGGCCGCCACCGGGGTGGAGTGCGCGGAGAGGCACTGCGTGTTTCGCCTGGAGGCCGGGGGCCGGAGCATGCCGGTGAGCCTCGGGGTGACGGGGGCTTTCAACATCTATAACGCCCTTGCGGCGGCGGCCGTGGGGGCCCTTTTCGGGATGGACATGGAGGCCGTTAAAGAGGGCCTGGAGCGCTTCGAGGGCGTGCCCATGCGCCTCGAGGTCAAGGAGCTGGCCGGGGCCATGGTCTTGAGCGACGTCTATAACGCCAACCCGGCCTCCATGGAGGAGGCCCTGAAGGAGCTTGTCCGCCTGAGGAAGCGCCGCGCCCTGGCCGTCCTGGGCGACATGCTGGAGCTGGGCTCCTATGCAGAGGAGGCCCACCGCCGCCTGGGGCGCTGGATGGCCCGGTTCCCCATCGACCTTTTCGTGGCCGTGGGCCCGCTCATGCGGACGGCCGCGGAGGAGTTCATGGCAGCCGGGGGCAGGGCCATAATCGTCCAGGACGCCGCTCGGGCGCGGGAAGCACTCATGGAGAGCTTCGCCGGGGACGACACCATCCTCATCAAGGGCTCCCGGGGCATGCGCATGGAGGACATCCTGGAAGGCCGGGACGACACCGGAGAGAAAGGAAAAAGGACGCGTTCCCATGCTTTATAA